A section of the Candidatus Aegiribacteria sp. genome encodes:
- a CDS encoding nucleotide pyrophosphohydrolase, whose product MLDRLREKIIEFRDLRDWKQFHDPKNLAEAIAIESGELLENFLWKTCNESSDLASDTIVAIGEEIADIAIFLTILAHEMNLDIEEIVNRKLKLNEKRYPVESSRGNADKRP is encoded by the coding sequence ATGCTTGACAGGCTGAGAGAAAAAATAATTGAATTTCGTGATCTTCGTGACTGGAAACAGTTCCACGATCCGAAGAACCTCGCGGAAGCCATTGCCATTGAATCCGGGGAACTCCTTGAAAACTTCCTTTGGAAAACCTGCAATGAATCCAGCGATCTCGCGAGTGATACAATTGTTGCAATCGGCGAAGAAATCGCTGATATAGCGATATTCCTTACTATTCTAGCCCATGAAATGAACCTGGACATTGAGGAAATCGTAAACAGAAAACTTAAGCTCAACGAAAAGAGATATCCCGTTGAAAGCTCAAGAGGCAATGCTGATAAGCGTCCTTAA